A single window of Oncorhynchus clarkii lewisi isolate Uvic-CL-2024 chromosome 10, UVic_Ocla_1.0, whole genome shotgun sequence DNA harbors:
- the LOC139418383 gene encoding tubulin polymerization-promoting protein family member 3-like → MAEGSVSEAEVETAFKKFAIHGDTKATGKEMNGKNFAKLCKDCRVIDGKNVTATDVDIVFTKVKAKTARVITFEQFSQALSELAPKRFKGKGQEETLQQLYGLIAGKEPSNAGVTKVAKAAAVDRLTDTTKFTGAHKERFDETGKGKGKAGREEIPDASGYVGAYKGKGTYEDKVKEA, encoded by the exons ATGGCAGAGGGCTCAGTATCAGAAGCAGAGGTAGAGACGGCCTTCAAGAAGTTTGCCATTCATGGGGACACCAAGGCTACTGGGAAGGAGATGAACGGCAAGAACTTTGCCAAACTCTGCAAGGACTGCCGGGTTATCGACGGCAAGAACGTCACCGCCACCGACGTGGACATCGTCTTCACTAAAGTCAA GGCGAAGACAGCTCGTGTGATCACCTTTGAGCAATTCAGCCAGGCCCTGTCAGAGTTGGCCCCGAAACGTTTCAAAGGGAAGGGCCAGGAGGAGACGCTGCAGCAGCTCTATGGCCTCATAGCAGGGAAGGAGCCCTCCAACGCGGGCGTCACC AAAGTGGCCAAGGCAGCGGCAgtggacagactgacagacaccaCCAAATTCACGGGGGCACACAAGGAGCGTTTTGACGAGACTGGCAAAGGGAAGGGCAAGGCTGGGCGAGAGGAGATCCCAGATGCCAGTGGCTATGTGGGGGCCTACAAGGGCAAGGGCACCTATGAGGATAAGGTCAAGGAAGCATAG